Part of the Periophthalmus magnuspinnatus isolate fPerMag1 chromosome 18, fPerMag1.2.pri, whole genome shotgun sequence genome is shown below.
gtataaaatatttttaaaaacagcttaaaaatcagtgaaataaatgaaaaaaaaaaatccaaaacaaaaacaaaaaacaactaaactttAAAATCTCGCTGAAAAGACAGTGTAACATTCATCACGCTAAATATTACTTCTAACTGCACAATCGCAAAGTCCAGAAAGTCCAGTCTTGGCAATTTACAaccaaaattattttcaaatagTAAAACCACAATCAATGTACCGATGACGAttttatttagacatttaaagtgcgtatgacaggTCTTGATGATTTtctcatttttactttatttggtggaattgtatataaaaaaaaaaagcaatttgtgaataaaagttgaaaaatatgttgaaaattacagaaaGTAGagagttttaaatgtattaatgacACCACATTAGGTAGAATTATACCCAAGAGTTcggcacaatttacacaaaagaaacacatttttaagagacattaaacattatttcaacaaaataaaggtgttttcttatcAAGTTATTTCTCAGATAATAATTTCTGTACCTTAGAGGAGTTTTGGCCTACGCTACtgcatggttgctaggtaacagttatgtgATTCCCTTGTACATCATCATCCAGGAACCAGGAAGCAAAAATTTAATTacccaaaaatggaaaaatgtgatttttttttaaaatagcaaactcttaaatataattatcgTGAGTGTGTTTTAGTacaatgagtagtctaacctgtcatacgcACTTTGACTCAGAAAATCATGTAcaattaatacaataaaaatgaagCTTATTGTGGCAGCGGCTTAAACAGGAACCTTCATTGTCAGTTTAGCTACACAATCAAATACATTGTTGCACAGTTTTAGTTGATAGGACTGTTTTAGTGTCTTGTTATATCTTGTTACTAAAACTTACAACCACTAAAgccaaaattatatatttttttcagttgactttaaaaggtgcactatgtgacctTTCTGTGAGTgtgatcgcctctccacagactaggcctgtaacttggccttgtaaagtcatttgcttgtctcaatggtggaagaaatgtttaatgccatacattcaagacaaagcaataacatccccatggagacaagcaggtgatggccGCTTctccagagaagttacacagtgcacctttaatttttttctcagttcgtacattttttttgtcacaATTCTGAAATGCTTGCATAAATCAGCATCTATAAAATGAATGCAATGAACAAAGTAGTGATTCAACAGTGGTTTGTAGTGTCTGAAGCTACTGACATTTAGTAAAATAATCTAATTTTAAAAGGTACAGtaaggaacttttctggtggagtgtcacGTGttagtctctatggagatgtcatcCCTTTCCCTGTAATGTAtgtagtgtggcattaaacctctcCATCTTCATGAGGGCAAGaaggtgatgccaccagaccaagttacatgtcagctctgtggagaggagaccccgctcatagtaagaatgcatgtttttaatgtgtttttttgcaataacGCATGTTGCCTTTGTACAAGATTCCAGGTAaatgaataacatctccatggagaagccGAACCTCTacttggaatgttacacagcgCACCCTTCAAGCATCAAAACatttaatctccatggagacgaggtgCCGGACATCCACTACAAATGTTACAGAATACAACCCTTAAGCATCAAAACATGTGTACTGCactgtgttgtattttattagtACGTTAGACTATTGATAACCATTATATGAATTAAAAACATGGTTGCAGCCCTTAGAAAGTCTTATAACAATGCAGTTTAAGGtctattttcattgtttttcatACATTGATTCATTTTAATATGTCAGCTTAAAAAGTGGAACAAAAAAATGATTACTGCAACATTGTACAAAAATAACCTTGGGTGTAGTGATGGCGTGTGatagttctgtttttggttTGTCCTACACAGACGTCTCAGACTGAAGCTTCATGACGAATTTGTGACTTTTAGGATCTACAAATTCTTCTCCCAAAGCTAAAAAGGGAAGTGGCGTTACATTCACGACCAATGCGAAATCAGGACGTTTTAAGGAGAAGACCAGACCCTGTCGAAGAGCGGAGGTGACGGGGTCTTCGCTCACTAACGTCCACTGGCGCCCCCTGCCGTGGTCCAGGTACTGCAGGGTGGGGCCCAGAGCCAGGTAACGCTCCAAAAAggcctaaaaacaaaacaacgttAACTTAGTCAGGCTGCAAGTATTGTTTGGttagatttaaaacattttgttaaGAGAGATCTGACTTAAAGCAGCAATGtatgaaaaaaaattgtttgtGTAATACCAATCTTATTTTCACTATTtttccaaaacacacacaaaaaaaggagGTGCtataaggaggaggaggaggaggagaacaacaacatcagggagatgcatttttttcctgcacattctggtggcacaatggcgattatctttgttggcaattatcatgattatatcaGTAAATGTCATTATTGTTTATCCCtactgtccataaactgagaatgacaaaaatgtatatgtgtcctctatctgcaggttactTTTAATATTCAGTGATGAGTGCTACAGGCAGGCAGACTTCGACACTTTAAGCCTCTGTCCGTACCTTGGGCGTCATGTTGTGGGTGATGCAGAACTGCAGGTGGTTGATGATGCTCTCCATAGTGTGGTAAGACTGCTGCCTAGTGGCCCTCAGGTACTTCTGCATGGCACGGGCCATCGGGGCAAAGATGGCCTGAGCCGCCTCTCGGGGGTCCATGACCTCACGTGGGTGCTTGGGGGAGGAGGGCGTCTGCTCGTCCTGGTGACGTTTTATATGAGTGAACGCCTCCTCTACTGCCACCACCAGCCTGAGAGGAGGAATGACAAGGTTAATGAtggtaaagttaaaaaaatagcTGTAACTTGTGCTCCTACAGGTTTAAAATGGCATTATAATCTCACCGGAAGATGGAATGGCATTAGCGGACATGTACCAAAACAGAGCATATAATTTTGGGTAATTatgggttgtcaaaaatataagaaaaagaTATTAAAGTTACCACTGGtaggtttatttgattttttttattattagcagATGGCAGATTTTACCTATTTACCTACctattttagtatcatgacaatatTACCGTAATCATAGCTGTTTTAAGCTGTAGGATCGTGCAACCTAGATGTACGGAGtagaaaattatttttattttacgaTTATTGAAgcattcaaactaaatattttgggTATCCACTTTACcataaaaaagcaatattttgtcAAGTAAAATGCCCATGCTACAGTGAGGATGTTCTCTGCACACTAATGACAAATACATTTATGCATAAATACTAATATTACGCACaatgtgagatttaagccatgttataatgctgttacctcctcaaaaacatacctggagttccaGTCACACATGCTTCAGTAATccgttattattagtctgtctactccgaaactcaaaatgctctgttaagTTTACAGCTACCCAACACAAGTGTGGGAATCttgttgatgaggaaacaacatagtaacataggtcagaaaatagcataatatgggccatttaagaGCAGTTTTGAAGTATTCCCTCACCTAGCCTTGCGTTTGCGGACCCTTCGCTCCATCTCGGCCTCTTCGTAGTAATACTCGTTGTGGGAATTGTCTCGTCTTCGTGCAGCTGCTGCGATCATGGCCCGGGACTGTCCTGTGGAGTTACCTGTGGTGTTTTCTGTgaacataaaacataagtatAGATGAAACTGATCAATTGCAAGTGACTGTTCAGACACTTTCAAAGTAGTTATAATTGAGTGAAGTGGCTTGATATAAACAATATAGTCCTTTTTTCAGCTCCTAAAAACACTTTCTATTGGTTAAAATGGTACTCCTTTAAACCCTTAACTGGTTGATGGAGTCTTAGTCGACCAAATTGTGCAGTAGTCCACAAATGATGACCTTAAACCGTTTGAAGCTATGTCTACCGCCACCTTTGTTGCGGTCACTCAAGTCAGGCCgtaacaatagaaataatcatttggctttttggggttagggttagggttgctGACTAATAACATTAGTAAGCTTGGTAGGGCTATGAACATATTCCAGGGACTCTACCTTCTCCAAGGCTGTAGATCTTGAAGGCAGAGGTCTTTTTGGAGAGGATGGACTTGGGCAGGTTTAACACAGCAGGATTGTGAACAGGGAAGTCGCTGTAGTAATGGTCCAACACCCAGGCAGCTGCTCTCTGAATACTTTAGACCATAGAAGGAACAGATGGTTTGGGGTTAGACTTATCTGTCCTCACAAGTACCGAGAAATGCAGAGGATGTGGTTAATGTGAGAAGAGCTAACGGCAAAAACATTAACAGCAACAGGAACGCAACTCAGTAATGCAAAAGTATAAGGTGAGAATTGTTTTATATAGTAGAAAGCTAGAAGTATGAGGCTCTatcttaaaaggtcctatattacacaaaactgactcttttgagctttaagccatgttataatattgttacctcctcaaaaacagacctagagctgtgtttagtttcattcatgtttgagtaaccctattttattagtctgtaacatctccaaagctcaaaatgctctgttccaccttgtgatgccatgtcatgatgtaaagattggcaattccagagctgaaattatccaaataattctagtaaagctgtatgaagtttaaaaacacagagaagcatttcctgtattaccacatgatgacatcacaaggtggaacagagcgttttcaatatgcagggtttgtgtgttaaacatgtgcggatgaaacaaaaaactttgGGTATGTTCTTAATgaagaaactacattataacatagatcagaaaatgacttaatatgggacctttaaatgagAGTTAGGACAGTATTTTTGGCCTCATTGGAAAAGTGAGTAACAAAGTGAGTAACCTCATTGagtaaaaacaataacacactGCAATGCCAAGTGCCGTAATAAATGATTTACCAATACAAAGTAAAATACTACTTCAAATGATCTTTTGTCTTAAGTTAAACCAGGTTAGATTTACgatgtgtgttttgtatttccCCAAAGAAAGATTCTCTTATTCTCTTACAAGACCAAACTAAGTTTtaagtcagttctgtggagagacaaTCTCATTCATAGTCAGAAGAATGCATCCATACTGcgagcaaaacaacaacaacatctccatggagacaaacaggctgCCAGATAAGTAACATACTGACCCTTTAATGTGGATCTAAACACTTAATCCACTTTTCCactgtgtatattgtgttttaatagctTTATGTACTGTTTCAATAAATGTACTGATATTATAGACCGACCTGAGATGTCCCACGTTGTAGAAGCGGCTGACCCCATCCGTGGACCGCACCACCTTCAGGCAGAAAGCGGGCCGTAGGTGGCGCACTTCCAATAGCACTAACGCCAGGTACTGAATGAACAGGAGCGCGTCGACCAGTGAGGCAGCGTATCCCACAATGCCTCTGTAGTCCGTCTCCCTGGGCTCCAACACACGGACGCCATAGAACAGCCAGTAGGAGGCGACAAAGAGGAAAACCAACGCCAGCAGTAGACATCGGTAGACGAAAAAACGCGGGAAGGAGGCACGAGGTGGTCTCAGAAACAAGGCCCAGGTCGaaatgaggaggatgaggagttTAAAGGCCAATGAAATGTATAACCCTTCACAAGGCGTACCACAAGGGTCCAGGGAGTCCCGCCACAACACCTGAGGCAGAGCCAGGAAGGCCAAAGGGGTGACAAAGGCGAACAAGCCCAAGATGGCGGCCAGTGTGAGCCCAAGGTAGCGTCGGCAGTGCAGAGGTGTGGAGTCCTCTAGGTCTTTAGTGATGCGGGTCAAATCCTCCTGAGAAACACTGTCCACAGAGGTTCCCGTGACGACCGTGGTGGTCTCCCCCCAGTTATCGTCCTGagaaaagacaataaaaaaaatttaaaactcCAATCTACAAACTACACTTTATCTTGTTGTCTTGCAATCACACTAGTGTCaggatactaaaatttcaaatgcaactttgatactaaggaatagacttgatactcaatactgattccactgctatgatgataataaaaacactctttctttagacaatagaatgtgattttcaacattaacatttgtatcaatacctgctcaaatgagtatctagttctgatactagttttagtatcgattagtatctgattcttGATCCTTTTGACAATACCATTTCACACTCGCACAAACACTAcattaaaactgggacaaaataGGAATTAAACCCAAAACTAAATACTGGACAAGACTAAGACAAGGCTAGGAtgagagcaggactagagcaggactagagcaggactagagcaggactagagcaggactagagcaggactagagcaggactagagcaggactagagcaggactagagcaggactagagcaggactagagcaggactagagcaggactagaacacATCCTACATCCAAATTAAACTgggcttaaaccaggaccaagtacATGTGTGAACACACCCCAAGTGAGGACTAAATGGGTGTGAATAATAAGCCCTGACGacacaataaacataaatacgATTGTTACTGGACTCATACTCATATCCAATCACAAActtgttcttttgtttgtatttcttcCATTTATCTGACTGTTCCCTGGTCAGACCCACCCTCTCATCTCTGGTGGACTCTGCATCCAGCAGGGGCTCTCCTGGAGGCTGCAGACTCGACTTGTCTCGACTGCTTCCATCACGACTTTTGGAGCTCCGATGTCTGTCCCTCCGCtctctgcaaaaacaaaaaatttttTTAACAAGGAAAGTTTCTCCTTGGCAACAGTGGAGGGGTTTTTTTCTAGTTAATTGCCATTGTGGAGAAGAGGGAACACATAATATTAATTTTGGCTTAATTGTGCTCCTTTTCAATTATGTAAGACAAAAAAGTTATCTTTGAGTGCTTAAAAATTAACATAactgaaataaattaaaaaaatgaaatattctccatggagatagatacgttttatgctatattgtggaatattatagccaaagaaataacatttccattgagacaagcaagaGGAGGCCTTCCTCCAGGCAAAATAAGAGTCACATTTGTTGAGATGCAAGCCATCCTCATGGTAAGGATggatttttttcaatgtttttcagtgtaataaaaacatctaaaaacacactttattttttAGCAAAGACGTTATGTGGTGGGGCTTTAAACAAGTTATAAATCATGCCTCGTCTGACCTGTGCTTCCTGGAGCTGCGTGAATGGGACGACTTATAGGAGTATCCGGAGTAGGTGGATTCGTTGTCCATGTCGGAGGCTATGGGAGGGCGGGGTTTCCGGGCCCCTGATGCCCCGGAGCCCTTGTCCCAGGCCCCCACCAGCTGAGGCTTACACTGAGACAGGCTCTTGGGAGACAGGGCCAAAGGCAGCCGCAGCAACTCCACTCGGCTCCTGAGGGAATCTATCTTGGAGGCCTGTGAAACAGAAGAGGGCAATTAGTTATGGGTTAAATAacataaaggtcctatattaagttgattcttgtgaggttttaaacatgttatatgttgttacctcctgaaaaaaccccagtgttgtgttttgtttcgttcacattttgagtaaccctttattattagtctgtggtggtagttttcaagttaacctttgacctttcctTCAATAtggttgaaatgatccacacATATCAAagggtggagtgttttctgtttgagagaagaacttggtaaaacatttgtgaatgaaacaaaacacaactccaggtaagtttttgaagagaaacaacattataacataaattagAAATATATCGTAATAATGGCCCTTGAAATTCGGTCCGCAAATGCTATCCACGGATTTGAAATGAAATTGGGGCAGTTGTCATAGCACCTAAAAATTCCAAAATTCTTACTTTTGAGTGGTCAAAAGTCCTACAAATGGTGTCCGTAAAAGGAAAATGCCATGCAACTGAAATCAATTAATTTACCAGTAGTGTAGGGGCAAGCAAAATATTCCTGGCTGATTTTCTGATTTTGCATAGAAGTTGGAAATAATTTTCAACCATTATTTGATTGGTCAGTATGAGGATCTATTACACAAATTTAAGTGGTGATTTgtagagaggcaagcccgccaacagtaaaaacacatatgtttaatgccatactgtggaacattccaggcaaagagaCATCATCTTTCAAGTCAAGAAGTGGACAACACCCATCAGAAAATTTACACAGtacatatttaaagggcccatattacgccatttactgacctatgttataatgtagtttcttcATCAAGAACATAcccagttttttgtttcattcacgtttaacacacaaaccctccatattccggctgagttctctcaaactgaaaacactctgttccacattttgatgtcatgtggtaatacaggaagtgctccactgtgtttttactctccatacaccttcactaaaatcatttcagccctggaattgccaatttctactgaactaaaggtaaaaggtaactgttaacttgaaaactactccttcatcacaaggtggaatagagaattttgagctttggagatgtaaacagactaataataaacagactaacaataaaagattactcaaacatgtgtgaatgaaacaaaacacaactgcaggtatatttttcaggaggtaacaacattacatcacacagtatataagacctttaatgaAATAACCAGGTttaacaattttgtattttgcttttaaatacTTCTATAGGATGAAGAGGGAAAAATACTGACTCCTGCCCCCTTCTGAGCGAATGACCTCACTGCATTTTACAGTCTGAAAACAGCAACCCTTTATGTGAGAGTGACACAAATGCAGTTTCAAAGAGTTGAAGGGGAGAATTTGGCATGAAGAAAAATGGGCAAAGTCTTTAAGGATTTGTCATAACAGGAACAAAGCGAACATCTCAGGAGGAAGTGAACCACGACAGCAGCCAGAGAAGAGAAGAACTGTAGAAACGTTGGCTCCATGAACTGTATCAAAGTGCCTGTGTGGGGGCTTTGAGCTGCTGGGATGGTTCTTATGCTTTGAAGAAGTGATTTCTCCCAGAAAGACCTCAGCCAATAAAGAACAATTATGGCAGTGGCGGCTAGCTCCTATTCTGGCGCAGAAGACCCCGGGGTGTGCTGTAGGGtactcaaatttcaaactctatttcgatactgaggaatagactcgatactacTGATCCCTCTTTAAGAAaaaagaatgtaattttcatagtactttcttttatattcccatgtggccttatatctgtgtaattcctcagtcgtccaggcaggttccatagtggttcatgggcgtatactagtctatgtgttttatacttgttctgatacagctcaagatcgttctaaagctactcaggaaGGGTCCAttcctgtcctgtgaatgtgactttcggtactagttttagtatcaattagtatctgatttttgatacttttaacaattTTAGAAACATGATGCTGCTCCTATGTATTAACCaaacataaacaacttaaaatacAAACTATCCAACTACTTCTAGCTACTAAAtgttgttataataataattaaaaaaaaaatacagctatGCGGGAACATGTATTTGGAGCACTTATCGCCATACCAGGCCTGCATTCCCCAACTGTCCCCTGTCGTCTCCGGGGAAACGGGCTTTGCTGCTACAATGGTGATGAATGAGAGGCTCGGGGTGAGAAAAAATACAGGGGAGGGGGTCGTTTCCATGGGCAACGCCAAAACCACCCCTCACCACTAACCCCCTTGCCCTCTGCTCAAGTCTCCCAAGAAGTGATT
Proteins encoded:
- the LOC117386490 gene encoding vang-like protein 2, which translates into the protein MDNESTYSGYSYKSSHSRSSRKHRERRDRHRSSKSRDGSSRDKSSLQPPGEPLLDAESTRDERDDNWGETTTVVTGTSVDSVSQEDLTRITKDLEDSTPLHCRRYLGLTLAAILGLFAFVTPLAFLALPQVLWRDSLDPCGTPCEGLYISLAFKLLILLISTWALFLRPPRASFPRFFVYRCLLLALVFLFVASYWLFYGVRVLEPRETDYRGIVGYAASLVDALLFIQYLALVLLEVRHLRPAFCLKVVRSTDGVSRFYNVGHLSIQRAAAWVLDHYYSDFPVHNPAVLNLPKSILSKKTSAFKIYSLGEENTTGNSTGQSRAMIAAAARRRDNSHNEYYYEEAEMERRVRKRKARLVVAVEEAFTHIKRHQDEQTPSSPKHPREVMDPREAAQAIFAPMARAMQKYLRATRQQSYHTMESIINHLQFCITHNMTPKAFLERYLALGPTLQYLDHGRGRQWTLVSEDPVTSALRQGLVFSLKRPDFALVVNVTPLPFLALGEEFVDPKSHKFVMKLQSETSV